A window of Ammospiza caudacuta isolate bAmmCau1 chromosome 13, bAmmCau1.pri, whole genome shotgun sequence genomic DNA:
acatagcatagtttctattttaaccttaTAACCTATgtttaacacactacttaagaaaatcaatacagcataactttctaacataacacatataatattttaatatttcattttaatatttgaaaagccaatcataaaatacgcatttttcacagaGAACAGCGCTCtgagggccgggccggggcagcgcccTCAGCGCCGCGGGGCTcagggggacagggcagggcagccggGCCCGAGCAGAGATCCCGGAGTgctctgggcaggaggggccTGCAGAGCTCATCCTGATccggccctgcccagcccatcccgatcctgccctgcagagcccatcccgatcctgccctgcccagcccatcccgatcctgccctgcagagcccatcccgatcctgccctgcccagcccatcccGATCCTGCCCGGCAGAGCCCATCCCgatcctgccctgcagagcccatcccgatcctgccctgcagagcccatcccgatcctgccctgcccagcccatcccGATCCTGCCCGGCAGAGCCCATCCCgatcctgccctgcagagcccatcccgatcctgccctgcagagcccatcccgatcctgccctgcccagcccatcccgatcctgccctgcagagctcatcccgatcctgccctgcagagctcatcCCGATccggccctgcccagcccatcccgatcctgccctgcagagcccatcccgatcctgccctgcagagctcatcCCGATccggccctgcccagcccatcccgatcctgccctgcagagctcatcccgatcctgccctgcagagctcatcCCGATCCTGCCCCGCAAAACCCATCCCgatcctgccctgcagagctcatcccgatcctgccctgcagagcccatccTGATCCAGCCCTCCAGAGCCCATCCTGATCCAGCGCTGTTGGGCAGGGACACCCGCAGCCATCCCCGGCTGCTCCAAACCGGTCTGACCCGGCCGTGgccacctgcagggatggagcacccacagctgctctgggcagcccgTGCCAGGGCCTCGCCGCCCGCACAGCGAAGAATTTCCCGCAAAACCCAATCCCAGTGTGAGGCTGTCCTGATACAGCTCCGAGACTCCTCTTTAACGCAGCTCGGGCTGTGGGGCGGGGGACGGACGGCAGCGGCTGCGGAGCTCCAGCGCTGGGGCAGCCGCGGTGCCGATGCCTGTGcttgtgctggtgctggtgctgatcctgatcccagtccccggtcccggtcccggttccCCTTCAGCGGCGCCGGGCTTGAGGCGGGTCCGGCGCATGCGCGGTGCCGGTGGCGGGCGGTGCCTCACGGGCTGGCGGGAGCCGCGGCCCGGCCATGTCCGAGGCGTATTTCCCCGTGGGCCCCGGGCTGGGCATGGAGGAGAATTTCCTCTCGCTGGACGATATCCTGATGTCGCAGGAGAAGCTGCCGGGCCGCGCCGAGAGCGCGTTGCCGCGCCTGGCCGTGTTGGTGGGGCAGGGCGCCAGCAGCGCCGAGTCCGTCCCGGAGGTAACGGAGAGGGCACACGGGACTGTCGCTTTAGGGATGGGACACGGGACACCGGACTGTCGCTctcgggaggggacacgggacacGGGATTGTCGCTCTCGGGAGGGGACGGGGAGCGGGGGGCTCTGTCCCGGGGCCGCCGCCTCTCCCGCCCCTCCTGTCGCGCCTCCAGGCCCGGCCGCCCTCTCTTGGTGGTCACTGCAAGGATGCTCTCCGCTACTTTCCCTTaagttattttgcttttattatatACACTTTGcttgtttagggttttttcccccccttctttttctcttgctaGTTCATCAGCTGACAATCTTAAACCACAGAGCGTCAATATAAATCCACTTTCTGAGTCTTGCGGTAGTAAGGCCTCTAAAGTGTGTCTGGTTTATGCTGCAGTCACAAAGAACTGCTCTGAAAACAAGTCTGACTTTTTAAATGCTGGATCTTCATAGATAAAGTTCAGTCTGTCTTTGGGGCTGCTTGAGGTGTACTTTGATGTCAGGGATAACTTTTGGCTTCTCTGGTTCCCGCAGGGATCGAAGCTGGAAATCCCCCTGTGGCTTGCTAAAGGGCTGCATGACAGCAAGAGGAGAATCATCTCTGTGGAGCTGCCAAAGATTTACAAGGAAGCCTGGAGGACGGTGTTCAGTGCTGATGCCAACGTGGTTGATCTACATAAAATGGGGCCCTACTACTATGGATTTGGCTCACAGCTCCTGAATTTTGAGAATCCAGAGAATCCTGAGATAGCTCAGACTATCCTGCAGGCAAGTATCTGAATCAGGTCTTGAAACTTagatttgcatttttctgtcttcGTTTTATTCCCAGCTGCTTAGCAGTCTTCAGGAAAAATATCCTGGTTTAATCCAGATGACTTCTGGATTGAATATGGATGTCCCTCTTGGCAGCTGCATAGGCTGGGGCTGGAAGCCTCCACTGTGCATCCAGGAGTGTAATTTTAGCTTGGGGTTTCCACACTGTGGGTATGGTATTTCATAAAATCCTGTAAAACAGGACTAGAGGAGATACAGGATTATTTAACTACACCTGTCTTTAAATCTTTCTAACACTGAGAGCTCACCTGCTCTGGGCAATCTCTTTCAGTACCTTGCCAGCCTCACCTTAGGAGGCTGAACCAAAGCTCCTTCACAGCAATACAAGCTCTGTTCTGTTTGTCTCATACCAAGTAAATGCTGAGGACAGATTATTCtcttccttcctgcagcagtCCCAGTTCATTTGATGTTTCTCTATGGGTCATGCTCCCTAACCTCAGTGCCCTCATTGTGCACTGCTGGTGCCTCTCCAGTGGATCTGCATCCACCACACCATGCCCTGAACAGCAGTGCAGTCTCATGCTCAGGGCTTGTGCTGCTGAAAACAGAAGGATTGCTTTGTGAGTTTTGTGTGGCTGTGATGCTCTTGGCTCATCTTGGTGCAGCATCTGGTTTGTCACGATGCAGTCACAGGGATCTGTGTTTGGTTTGCAGTCCTTAGTGAGATGGTACAGGTTGCATCTGTGAACAAATAATTTCCTGACTCTGCTATTTCTGCCTTCATGTAAAACCTTCTGGGTGAATGACAGCCTATTGTTTTCACACCATCTTTCTAATTAGTCAGGATTGCTATGAATTAAGACTTCTGCTCTCTGACATGCCTGTAGTCagcccttctccttctcctgcatgTTGCTTGCTGATTTAATAAGCACAGCTTCTATTCCTTTAGTAAGCTCATTAATTAACATCTCAAGCAGTAGCTGGTTCCACAGAGACCCCAGTGGAACTCCACTCAGTGTGTTCTTCCCTCCTGACAGGAGCTGTGGATGATTTCTGTCTCTCCTGACCATCTTTGGGTGGTCTGGCTGCCTCTTCCAGCAGTGGCCCATGACAGAtgcccctctgctgctcttcctgcctgTGCAAGGCCTGGCACCCTGCCCTAGCAGGAaaccaggctgggctctgggaatGTGTTCTTGGCAAGTCCATGGTGGCTGTGATTCTTTTATTATCTTGCAGAAGTTTCTGTATTGCTTCTTTGTTCCAGTATGCTTCCAGGAATTGATGCTGAAGGATTTATAATTCTCTGgctcttcccttctccctctccatctcccctttctcttttaaaagaGAGATGTCATCTTTGTCTGTTTCCAGGCTTCAGTCTTGTTGAGCTTTTAAACATAACCACTAACAGCTCTGAGATCTCTTCAGCCAGCTCTCTAAGTGGGCTGGGAtgatttttattgcatttttttccctttctctgtgcTTTACATTAAGGCTGATGTAGAGAGGTTTaaagtgctgctgctttcttggAGCTGTCCACTGAACATGTGCTTTGTGCATTGAGGAGGTGCCCACGcttttccttgtcttttctttttctgctaaTGGATATCTTAGGGGAAAAAGCCACAGTAGAATTCATTACTTATTgacagaaaaatcaaagcatGCCAGgtttgatttctctttttagAAGCAAACAAGGGGGGAGTTGTGCTGAGTTAAAAACCTATAAGTTTATCCTTATTTAACCTATTACTTTATCCTATAAGTTCTGGCAATTCAAAAAACAACTCCTGAAATAACAAAGCACAGTTTTCAAAGAGTTCTGacccttttttttccagttcccAAAAGCAAAGatagagaggaaaataaaatgcctTAAATATATCTTGTTGCTTAGCTTTTCAAACTGCTATTTATAAGTTGCAgactggtttggtttttcacCTTTTTCATGGTTAAATGTTTTTCTAGCATACTGAGTGCTTTTCAGCAGCAGTTTGGCTTAGCTTCCAGGACATTCACTACTTGCAGCTTGTACATTCCTGTGATATGAGATTCGTTCCTCCTGCTCTAAAGCAATGATTGCTTGAGAAGTGAGACAGAATAGATCATAACTGTGTTGTATCCTGTGGTCTCCTCAAGCCTGTTTTGGGGAAGCAGCCAAAATCCGATTCTGTGTTTGCTTCCCATCCGATATCAGGTATTTGATTTTGTCTTTGTAGCCAAGCTTAACaagtgctgtgctggctgtagAACTTGTGAAGAGCAGCCTAAACTTTGGCTGTTCATTTGCGACAGCTCAGGGCTCCAGGTGTGAGCTGGTGGCTCTGTGTTACCTGTCAGTGactctgtgtgtcccctcagaCGTTCGTTGCCCGTTTCCGCCGCATCATGGACTCCTCTCAGAACGCCTACAACGAGGACACGTCTGCGCTGGTGGCACGCCTGGACGAGCTGGAGAGGGCTCTCTTTCAAGTGGGCCAGAAAGGGCTGAATGACTTCCAGTgctgggaaaagggacaggCTTCTCAAATCACTGCTTCCAGTCTGGTGCAGAACTACGGGAAAAGGAAGCTCACGGAAGTGGATGGTTAAAAGTCTGAAGAACATGAAGTTACAGTGGGGAATATAGATTTGCAGCCTGttgtagaagagaaaaatcaatcagTTTAGGGAAGGACAGGCTCCCTGTCCATTAATGGGCATTCTTCTCTGTAGCAGCTTTGGGTAAAactaatgaaaattttaaaggcAGAGGGCAAGGGTACAAAAGCCAGATGACACCACTGAACAGCCTTACAGCTTACTCATAGCACtcctgaggagttgcagctaAAGTGTTTGCTAGGTGGCTGAAAGGCTGTGAGAGGACTTTCTAAAAGGGTAATAAATACTAATTATTGCTCCAAATTGATATTTACAATATCAGATCTGGACAGAAATGCAATTTATGTATTTCATCttgtcctccccatcccaacCTCCTGGAAACAACTATTGATTCTTTGAACAGCTGTTTCCAGGTTCCCTGTTCTTTAGAGAGCCCCAGTGATGTGGAAAAAATGTGAtacagcattattttttttttcatttcttataCACTGAGGTGGAACAGGTGCTCTTAGTGAGGCAggaatgtttttctttgctgagtCCTGTACACAGTACCAGTGCCCTGGAGGGAAATACCTCCTCAAACCTTCACAGCAAGTGGCTGCACAGGTCTCCTGCTGCCTTgtcctccctctccctttttGGCCCTTGTGACCTTGGTGCTGTGCAGTAAGGAGTTCTTGTTTGATGCCTGTGGCTTCTGTACTGGATTTGTCTCTGTGATGGGTGTTCTACAGAGGAGgaagcagaaagcagcaaagagTAAAGTCTGGACCAGATCAAAAGCAGAAACTTCAATGGAAACTCTGCCCCATTATCAACCTTTGAGATACTTGTTCCTCCGTGAGAAATTCGTCTGATTTCTAAATTTGGTTAGTAGAAGGGACAGAGCAAATGAACTGAGCTTCCTTCCTTCTGATCCATCCAAATGAATCTAGGAATGTGATCCTGGTAAATGTCATCCTTGCCAGTGGGAGTGACTGGATTTGGGACTGGCTGAACAAACAGCACAGTGATTATCACCCCTTGTGGATGCCCTTAAACCTGGATCATCTCAAGTCCCATTGGATGGAGACAGAAGATGTTGTTGTCTCTGTAGGGATTAGTTCCTGCAGCCGTCAGCACGGTTGTCCTTTGGGAGCAGAATTAGACACTTTCTTTGCCTCTGTAGGAGAACCTAAGCAGAGGAGCTGGATCCTGATGCTGCTGAGCACTTCCACTTCTGTGGGAAGTTTATTTCACCTCCCTGGGAGGTGACAGCAAGATCCAAGTCTCAGAGGAGCTGTTCCTGGACTTGCAGATGCCCCTGGATATTGGACTCAAACAAGACCTCGAGCACAAAGGGCTGTTCCTTGGCCAGAGATGTTGAAGCTCAGCCTGTGGAGGTGGCCAGAGGGGACAGTGCTGtgcccccacagctgcctcagtgCCTCCCCTCAGCTGCCCTGCCACAGGAGACCAGCTGGAAGCTTGCCTGACAAAGTATTTGAAGTATGTGCAGGACGAAATGCTGCTGCACTTAATGACTTAATGGCACATAATGGCCTATGCATTTGGCAGTTGTCCATTTCTGGATTTTTATCTTGAATAAATGTTTTGTAAGGGAATGCTCATAATGTGAAAAGTCTGTTGTTAATTGCACCacagcagaaaaatcaaaagGGAAAGTCCAGGTCTCTACACAAGTGTGGCCATGGGAGATAATCAATCCCTCTGCTCTTACAGGTAATGTGGTCAGGAGCTAACTTGTGCAGTTGTACCAGTGTGGAAATATTTCCTGCCTGACTTAGCCCAGGTGGGGTCTGGCAGCTTGCACAGGCTGTGGCAGAGACCCTGCCAGGCAATCAATAAGCTGTTGCTTTAATGAATTGCATTTTTAGGAGCATAAGATGGGTAGAGATGACTGTGTTACCTCAGCTTTGTTGTGGTGCTGGTGGGAGGTGGAATTGGCTGTCTCTATCCagatcctgctgctccaggcactgtgGCAAACACTTTATGTaccatggcagagctgtgatCAATGCTGCAAGGGGAGCAAGTTGAAGTCCATCTGTGGCAAGAAGCATCTTTCAATTGGAAATATTTTACTGAGCTGTTGGCCTTGGGATGTAGCTGGTTCATAACCAAAATCATGAGTTTCATCAGTTTCTGGACTGGCTTTGGTGACTATCCAAGCTAATTTTCCTGCATTTGtaagaacatttttcttctctactGCTGGATGCAAAATCCAAGCAGAAGGTTGCTCACTTGCCAACATTTTGTGCAACAGCCTTCAGaatagggaggaaaaaaatccctgaagtAGTCTTCAATGTCACTGGCTTTTGGTAAAAAGGCAATGCCACTTCTAGTAACCATGAGTTAAGGACCCTTAAAAAATCTGATcctgtaattttaaattacagtattggttaggtttttttctgtccagAAGAGTGCTCTTTACTTTTTGTGAACACAGCTGTCCTTTTCCATGGCACCGCAGCAAGCTTTTGAGTTAGAGGAGTTAGAACTTGTGTGTTTTCAGAATGGTACAATAAATCTTCATTGCAGAACTACCTGGAAAAGGTCTGAAAAGGACTATTAAGTTTTATTTCTCCCATGTCCTTCAGTTTTTAAATTGAAGGTATTTATGACAAATCAGTCCATAGACACATTTTACATTATTGTCACAAATGTTTTCATTGCAATCAAGTGAAAAATAGGCAAAATTTGAGCAGCAACAAGAAATGTTCTGGGAACTGACATACTGTAACAcaaagtattatttttatgaGAGACACGGTGGCTGAGTTAGGAGCACAAGCTGTTCTGATCTTCAGCCAGTGATTTTCTACCTTTTTGGGTGACCAGTTACAACAGAATCTTCGTTcaaatttttaattgaaatctGGGTTTGGTTGCACTACCTTGTCCTAGATCAGAGCATACACGAGGAGTGGATGTCATGGTTGGCAATGAAAATGAAGGATTGctgactgctgctgcaggagggaagtGGTGAGAAAGCTGTGGAATCCAAAACCCTTCTGCCAGGGAGAAATTTGCCACTCATGGGTCCTGACCACAGTGGTGAAAAAGAGCCCAGAGGGGGCCTGGGACAAGGaacaaaaacaagaaggaagaggagacaGTGAGATTCCACCTCCCCTGGGCACACTGAGTGTGCCTGATGGGCTTTGTGTCCCACTGGGAATTGCTCTGGGGAGTCTCTTCCCTGAGGGctggccaggctctgctgcacaggCCAGGCTTgctgggagcccccagagctgagTCCTTGCTGTTCTCTGGGGagcaggacagccccaggagcactgtgctgtgtgccagaacactcctcagctgctgtggaaaatTACAAGGGGCACAGCCCCAAAAAGCCAAGGCATTTGTTCTGGTTTTCCAAACACTTCATTAATGTCATTGACAATACCAGCAGGTTCCTCAGATTAGTGTGCTTCTATTTTTGAAGAGTTATTCCTTGTGGCAGgctgccaggcagtgccagcagcctcAGTATCCTTTCTGTCAGGATTGGCAGGGCACACTGGTCCATTGCCTTTCATTAGCCTCTGTGAGGatttgcagctgcagctctttgcaGTGCTTCCCCACACCTGGGGAAATGCACCTTCCTTGGGATTCCCAGCTGGACCTGGGCAAGGCAGAAGTCTCCTCTGATGTAGAAAAAAGCCACTTTTCTGCTGCTGGGTTGAGGCAAGGTGCAGGCAGCAGATGGactgagcagggtttgggggtgagGAGCATAGAGGGACACAGAATAAGAAATCCCAGTTTCCCTGCAGATGAGCTTGAGAAACTGCAACCCTAAAGACAGTCCCAAACTCACCCTCCTGGGATTTCTGTGTTTGGAAGTGGGCAGTGGTAAGGAGATGTCACCTGAGTGTCACAGTGGTGCTGTTCCATTTCTGTTGTGATGctgtgataaaaaaaaaaaaaagtggcagAATTCAAATGGAGATTGAAAATTGGATTCTCAGCTTGTGTGGCTTGTAGGACAGAGCCTGCCCCTTGCTGTCCCTTTGGTCCCTGGACAGCCCTGGGTTTTCCCCAGAGGAGGATTGTGACAAACCCTCACAATCCCTTGGTGAACGTAAAAGACAATTTTCCCCCTGACTTCAGACCAGGAAGCTGCCAAATGCTGAGGATGTagtgtggtggtttttttgctCAGGCATTAGAGCAGAATGGAGTGAGGAGGTGGCTGTGGGACTTGGCAGCCATGCACATGGGAGGAAGCAGTGAAGCAGATGCAGTAATCAGAGTAATCAAAGCAGCCCTCACATGTGCTTATTTCTCTTGCTGTGGGACCATCCTGGGCAGGGTGGGTGTATCTTTGCAGACAGATCTAAGGATTTAAGATGAGTTTCTTGCCTTCACCTCACAAATACCAGATTTGCAGGGTTTTGGC
This region includes:
- the GINS3 gene encoding DNA replication complex GINS protein PSF3 → MSEAYFPVGPGLGMEENFLSLDDILMSQEKLPGRAESALPRLAVLVGQGASSAESVPEGSKLEIPLWLAKGLHDSKRRIISVELPKIYKEAWRTVFSADANVVDLHKMGPYYYGFGSQLLNFENPENPEIAQTILQTFVARFRRIMDSSQNAYNEDTSALVARLDELERALFQVGQKGLNDFQCWEKGQASQITASSLVQNYGKRKLTEVDG